A genomic segment from Paralichthys olivaceus isolate ysfri-2021 chromosome 22, ASM2471397v2, whole genome shotgun sequence encodes:
- the map4k2 gene encoding mitogen-activated protein kinase kinase kinase kinase 2 isoform X4, with translation MDRIGVSFLDPLDDYELIHRIGCGTYGDVFKARNIRTSELAAIKIVKLDPGDDITSIQQEITMMKECKHKNIVAYFGSYHRNTKLWICMEYCGGGSLQDIYHVTGPLREKQIAYVCRETLQGLYHLHETGKMHRDIKGANILLTERGDVKLADFGVAAEISASVAKRKSFIGTPYWMAPEVAAVEKKGGYNHLCDIWAVGITAIELAELQPPMFDLHPMRALMLMSKSNFQPPRLKDKSKWSAGFQSFVKMALIKNPRKRPSAETLLQHPFVTQLLTRNLVIELLDMANNPELHSTHTHSLDDTELEIGEMAPDKIQSAGKHLPVERTLSEEQFDQVKFGPQLRKVTEPYPDMGSYDDDWSLSGEEDSSPSLTIRRAPSTDGGKKSGLFSPSTASLPAFSSLTPNTDDKDQTLRPSCTLGPDAAITADSPSTTALARCSASQDIRQRCSNPCLPAGDAVTPEKRRVTNVSSAKQETPLSPEWSTLRKQTENSRADCHGLPPTPQVHMGACFSKVFNGCPLQIHCAVTWILPKTRDQYLILGAEEGIYTLNLNELHEDTLEKLLPQRCTWLYVMNNVLMSVSGKSSQLYSHSLTALFEQGGHVQKKHSSLSLSTNRFTERISTRKFAISAKIPDTKGCRTCSVARNPYTDSTFLCGAVPSGLVLLLWYEPLQKFMHLKHIAMKLPDSLPVFELLVLVTDEFPQLCVGVRDCSNGKPPTSQQLQFDIIELNGTPVSVPDSGALRAEQVTQLDRDTVLIAVEKTVRIVNLRGLPSKELAAEMVFDFPIETLVCLQDSVLAFWKHGLKGKSFHSNEVTQEITDESRVFRVLGTSRDIILQSTPTHDPSALSNLYILTGHESSY, from the exons ATGGACAGGATAGGGGTGTCGTTCCTGGACCCCCTGGACGACTACGAGTTAATCCACCGGATCGGCTGCGGCACTTACGGAGATGTGTTCAAG GCCCGTAACATCAGGACATCTGAACTGGCCGCTATCAAAATTGTCAAGCTGGACCCAG GTGATGACATCACGTCCATCCAGCAGGAGATTACCATGATGAAGGAGTGCAAGCACAAAAACATTGTGGCCTACTTCGGCAGCTACCACAG GAACACCAAGCTGTGGATCTGCATGGAGTACTGTGGAGGAGGGTCACTTCAGGATATTTACCATg TGACGGGCCCACTGAGGGAGAAACAGATTGCATACGTGTGCAGAGAAACCCTGCAG GGCTTGTATCACCTGCATGAAACTGGCAAAATGCATAGAGACATAAAg GGAGCCAACATCCtcctgacagagagaggagacgtgaAACTGG CTGATTTTGGAGTGGCTGCAGAGATCAGCGCCTCGGTGGCCAAAAGGAAGTCTTTTATAGGAACGCCCTACTG GATGGCTCCAGAGGTGGCTGCGGTGGAAAAGAAGGGGGGCTACAACCACCTGTGCGATATCTGGGCCGTCGGAATCACTGCCATCGAGCTGGCCGAGCTCCAACCGCCCATGTTTGACCTTCACCCAATGCG AGCACTGATGTTGATGTCCAAGAGCAACTTCCAGCCTCCAAGACTAAAGGATAAATCCAAGTG GTCTGCGGGTTTCCAAAGCTTTGTGAAAATGGCTCTCATTAAAAATCCTCGTAAAAGGCCCTCAGCTGAGACGCTGCTGCAG catCCATTTGTGACACAGCTACTAACCCGTAACCTTGTGATTGAGCTTCTGGACATGGCCAACAACCCTGAGCTCCACTCTACCCACACTCACAGCCTGGACGACACGGAACTGGAG ATTGGGGAAATGGCTCCTGACAAGATTCAGTCAGCCGGGAAACACCTGCCTGTAGAGAGGACCCTGTCTGAAGAGCaat TTGATCAAGTAAAGTTTGGACCCCAGCTAAGAAAAGTCACAGAGCCCTATCCGGATATG GGTTCTTATGATGATGACTGGAGTCTGTCTGGAGAGGAAGACAGCTCACC AAGTTTAACCATTAGGAGGGCGCCATCTACTGAC GGAGGTAAGAAGAGTGGTCTGTTCAGTCCGTCTACAGCGTCCCTGCCGGCCTTCAGCTCTTTAACCCCCAACACAGACGACAAAGACCAGACGCTGAGACCGAGCTGCACACTTGGCCCTGACGCCGCCATCACCGCTGACTCCCCCTCCACTACAG cCTTGGCTAGGTGCTCAGCCTCACAGGACATCAGACAGCGGTGCAGTAATCCATGTCTGCCTGCGGGGGACGCTGTAACACCAGAAAAGAGGAGGGTTACCAATGTTTCTTCTGCGAAACAAGAGACACCGCTGTCACCTGAATGGAGCACACTAAGGAAACAAACGGAGAACTCT AGGGCTGACTGTCATGGACTTCCTCCTACCCCTCAAGTCCAT ATGGGAGCCTGCTTCTCCAAAGTCTTCAATGGTTGTCCTCTTCAAATCCACTGTGCTGTCACCTGGATTTTACCTAAAACAAGAG ATCAATACCTTATTCTCGGGGCAGAGGAGGGcatctacacactgaacctcaaCGAACTTCATGAAGATACACTAGAGAAG ctgctgcctcagCGTTGCACATGGCTATATGTGATGAACAATGTGCTGATGTCTGTCTCAG GGAAGTCGTCGCAGCTTTATTCCCACAGTCTGACGGCTCTGTTTGAACAGGGAGGACACGTGCAGAAGAAACACAGCAGTCTGTCGCTCAGCACAAACCGCTTTACTGAGAGGATCAGCACCAG AAAGTTTGCCATATCTGCGAAGATCCCCGACACTAAAGGCTGTAGGACATGTAGCGTAG CAAGAAACCCGTACACAGACAGCACGTTTCTGTGTGGGGCTGTTCCGTCTGGCCTGGTTCTGCTGTTGTGGTATGAGCCTCTCCAGAAGTTCATGCATCTAAAG CACATCGCGATGAAGCTGCCGGACTCCCTGCCAGTCTTTGAGCTGCTGGTGTTGGTAACAGACGAGTTCCCCCAGCTGTGCGTCGGAGTGAGAGACTGCAGTAACGGGAAACCCCCGACCAGCCAGCAGCTCCAGTTTGATATCATCGAGCTGAACGGCACCCCTGTTTCAGTACCAG ACAGTGGAGCACTGAGGGCGGAGCAGGTGACCCAACTGGACAGAGACACGGTCCTCATCGCGGTAGAAA AAACTGTTCGGATTGTGAACCTGCGAGGACTTCCATCCAAAGAGCTGGCTGCTGAAATGGTCTTTGACTTCCCCATCGAAACACTAG TCTGCTTACAGGACAGTGTGCTGGCCTTCTGGAAACATGGCCTCAAAGGGAAGAGTTTTCATTCAAATGAG gTAACACAAGAGATTACAGATGAGAGTCGAGTCTTCAGAGTTTTGGGAACGAGCAG GGACATTATCCTGCAGAGCACACCCACACATGACCCGTCAGCTCTGAGCAACCTGTACATCCTCACCGGACATGAGAGCAGCTACTGA
- the map4k2 gene encoding mitogen-activated protein kinase kinase kinase kinase 2 isoform X6, producing the protein MHRDIKGANILLTERGDVKLADFGVAAEISASVAKRKSFIGTPYWMAPEVAAVEKKGGYNHLCDIWAVGITAIELAELQPPMFDLHPMRALMLMSKSNFQPPRLKDKSKWSAGFQSFVKMALIKNPRKRPSAETLLQHPFVTQLLTRNLVIELLDMANNPELHSTHTHSLDDTELEIGEMAPDKIQSAGKHLPVERTLSEEQFDQVKFGPQLRKVTEPYPDMQGSYDDDWSLSGEEDSSPSLLECVEQALQLRSLTIRRAPSTDGGKKSGLFSPSTASLPAFSSLTPNTDDKDQTLRPSCTLGPDAAITADSPSTTALARCSASQDIRQRCSNPCLPAGDAVTPEKRRVTNVSSAKQETPLSPEWSTLRKQTENSRADCHGLPPTPQVHMGACFSKVFNGCPLQIHCAVTWILPKTRDQYLILGAEEGIYTLNLNELHEDTLEKLLPQRCTWLYVMNNVLMSVSGKSSQLYSHSLTALFEQGGHVQKKHSSLSLSTNRFTERISTRKFAISAKIPDTKGCRTCSVARNPYTDSTFLCGAVPSGLVLLLWYEPLQKFMHLKHIAMKLPDSLPVFELLVLVTDEFPQLCVGVRDCSNGKPPTSQQLQFDIIELNGTPVSVPDSGALRAEQVTQLDRDTVLIAVEKTVRIVNLRGLPSKELAAEMVFDFPIETLVCLQDSVLAFWKHGLKGKSFHSNEVTQEITDESRVFRVLGTSRDIILQSTPTHDPSALSNLYILTGHESSY; encoded by the exons ATGCATAGAGACATAAAg GGAGCCAACATCCtcctgacagagagaggagacgtgaAACTGG CTGATTTTGGAGTGGCTGCAGAGATCAGCGCCTCGGTGGCCAAAAGGAAGTCTTTTATAGGAACGCCCTACTG GATGGCTCCAGAGGTGGCTGCGGTGGAAAAGAAGGGGGGCTACAACCACCTGTGCGATATCTGGGCCGTCGGAATCACTGCCATCGAGCTGGCCGAGCTCCAACCGCCCATGTTTGACCTTCACCCAATGCG AGCACTGATGTTGATGTCCAAGAGCAACTTCCAGCCTCCAAGACTAAAGGATAAATCCAAGTG GTCTGCGGGTTTCCAAAGCTTTGTGAAAATGGCTCTCATTAAAAATCCTCGTAAAAGGCCCTCAGCTGAGACGCTGCTGCAG catCCATTTGTGACACAGCTACTAACCCGTAACCTTGTGATTGAGCTTCTGGACATGGCCAACAACCCTGAGCTCCACTCTACCCACACTCACAGCCTGGACGACACGGAACTGGAG ATTGGGGAAATGGCTCCTGACAAGATTCAGTCAGCCGGGAAACACCTGCCTGTAGAGAGGACCCTGTCTGAAGAGCaat TTGATCAAGTAAAGTTTGGACCCCAGCTAAGAAAAGTCACAGAGCCCTATCCGGATATG CAGGGTTCTTATGATGATGACTGGAGTCTGTCTGGAGAGGAAGACAGCTCACC GAGCCTGTTGGAATGTGTGGAGCAAGCTCTGCAGCTGAG AAGTTTAACCATTAGGAGGGCGCCATCTACTGAC GGAGGTAAGAAGAGTGGTCTGTTCAGTCCGTCTACAGCGTCCCTGCCGGCCTTCAGCTCTTTAACCCCCAACACAGACGACAAAGACCAGACGCTGAGACCGAGCTGCACACTTGGCCCTGACGCCGCCATCACCGCTGACTCCCCCTCCACTACAG cCTTGGCTAGGTGCTCAGCCTCACAGGACATCAGACAGCGGTGCAGTAATCCATGTCTGCCTGCGGGGGACGCTGTAACACCAGAAAAGAGGAGGGTTACCAATGTTTCTTCTGCGAAACAAGAGACACCGCTGTCACCTGAATGGAGCACACTAAGGAAACAAACGGAGAACTCT AGGGCTGACTGTCATGGACTTCCTCCTACCCCTCAAGTCCAT ATGGGAGCCTGCTTCTCCAAAGTCTTCAATGGTTGTCCTCTTCAAATCCACTGTGCTGTCACCTGGATTTTACCTAAAACAAGAG ATCAATACCTTATTCTCGGGGCAGAGGAGGGcatctacacactgaacctcaaCGAACTTCATGAAGATACACTAGAGAAG ctgctgcctcagCGTTGCACATGGCTATATGTGATGAACAATGTGCTGATGTCTGTCTCAG GGAAGTCGTCGCAGCTTTATTCCCACAGTCTGACGGCTCTGTTTGAACAGGGAGGACACGTGCAGAAGAAACACAGCAGTCTGTCGCTCAGCACAAACCGCTTTACTGAGAGGATCAGCACCAG AAAGTTTGCCATATCTGCGAAGATCCCCGACACTAAAGGCTGTAGGACATGTAGCGTAG CAAGAAACCCGTACACAGACAGCACGTTTCTGTGTGGGGCTGTTCCGTCTGGCCTGGTTCTGCTGTTGTGGTATGAGCCTCTCCAGAAGTTCATGCATCTAAAG CACATCGCGATGAAGCTGCCGGACTCCCTGCCAGTCTTTGAGCTGCTGGTGTTGGTAACAGACGAGTTCCCCCAGCTGTGCGTCGGAGTGAGAGACTGCAGTAACGGGAAACCCCCGACCAGCCAGCAGCTCCAGTTTGATATCATCGAGCTGAACGGCACCCCTGTTTCAGTACCAG ACAGTGGAGCACTGAGGGCGGAGCAGGTGACCCAACTGGACAGAGACACGGTCCTCATCGCGGTAGAAA AAACTGTTCGGATTGTGAACCTGCGAGGACTTCCATCCAAAGAGCTGGCTGCTGAAATGGTCTTTGACTTCCCCATCGAAACACTAG TCTGCTTACAGGACAGTGTGCTGGCCTTCTGGAAACATGGCCTCAAAGGGAAGAGTTTTCATTCAAATGAG gTAACACAAGAGATTACAGATGAGAGTCGAGTCTTCAGAGTTTTGGGAACGAGCAG GGACATTATCCTGCAGAGCACACCCACACATGACCCGTCAGCTCTGAGCAACCTGTACATCCTCACCGGACATGAGAGCAGCTACTGA